From a single Brassica rapa cultivar Chiifu-401-42 chromosome A01, CAAS_Brap_v3.01, whole genome shotgun sequence genomic region:
- the LOC103833648 gene encoding tuberculostearic acid methyltransferase UfaA1: protein MEAARSLLGKGITLLKNLQHMALSVTESGARLFVTRFLRQFISIGCLTILEDGGTMFTFGGNYSNCLLKSILKIHSPQFYWKVMTQADLGLADAYISGDFSFVDKELGMLNLIMILIANRDLSSRKPNFAKKRGWWTPMFLTAGLASAKYFFKHVSRQNTLTQARRNISRHYDLSNELFSLFMDDTMAYSSAVFKSVNEDLRTAQMRKITLLIEKARIEKNHEVLELGCGWGTLAIEVVRRTGCKYTGITLSIEQLKYAEAKVKEARLEDRITFQLCDYRQLSDAQKHDRIIACEMIEAVGHEFYEAFFGCCEVALAKDGIFVMQFTAVPEELYDETRLSSGFITEYIFPGGCLPSLARVTSAMSSSSRLCIEDVENIGIHYYYTLRCWRKRFLENQKQIMELGFDDKFIRTWEYYFDYVAAGFKTLTLRSYQIVFSRPGNIAAFGHPFHSFPSALKKQE from the exons ATGGAAGCTGCACGAAGTTTGTTAGGGAAAGGAATTACTCTTCTAAAAAACCTGCAACATATGGCCCTTTCCGTAACCGAGTCAGGGGCACGGCTTTTCGTTACTAGATTCTTGAGACAGTTCATATCGATTGGTTGTTTAAC GATACTAGAAGACGGAGGAACAATGTTCACGTTCGGAGGAAATTATTCTAATTGTCTTTTGAAATCTATCCTCAAGATTCACAGTCCTCAGTTTTACTGGAAg GTGATGACACAAGCGGATTTAGGACTGGCAGATGCTTATATCAGTGGAGATTTTTCTTTCGTGGATAAAGAGTTGGGAAtgttgaatctgattatg ATTCTCATTGCTAATAGAGACTTGAGCTCAAGAAAACCAAACTTTGCTAAGAAAAG GGGATGGTGGACACCAATGTTTTTAACTGCCGGTTTAGCATCtgcaaagtatttttttaagcATGTCTCTAGGCAAAACACTCTAACACAAGCTCGAAGGAACATTTCTCGTCATTATGACCTT AGCAACGAGCTTTTTAGTCTTTTCATGGATGATACCATGGCTTACTCCTCTGCAGTATTCAAG TCAGTGAATGAGGATCTAAGAACTGCACAAATGAGAAAAATAACTCTTTTGATTGAAAAG GCAAGGATAGAAAAGAATCATGAGGTTTTAGAGCTAGGATGCGGATGGGGAACCTTGGCCATAGAAGTTGTCAGAAGAACTGGATGCAAATACACTGGCATTACTCTATCTATTGAACAGCTTAAATATGCAGAAGCCAAAGTGAAAGAAGCTAGACTTGAG GATAGGATTACATTTCAGCTTTGCGATTATCGCCAACTGTCTGATGCTCAGAAACATGACAGAATCATAGCTTG CGAAATGATAGAAGCGGTTGGCCACGAGTTCTATGAAGCGTTTTTCGGCTGCTGTGAAGTTGCGCTTGCAAAAGACGGCATTTTTGTCATGCAG TTCACAGCTGTACCTGAAGAGCTTTACGATGAGACCAGACTAAGTTCAGGTTTCATAACGGAATACATATTTCCAGGTGGCTGTCTTCCTTCTTTAGCCAGAGTTACTTCAGCCATGTCCTCCTCCTCTAGGCTATG CATTGAAGACGTCGAGAACATTGGGATTCATTACTACTATACACTGAGATGTTGGAGGAAGAGATTCTTGGAGAACCAAAA ACAAATCATGGAGCTTGGATTCGATGATAAATTCATAAGGACATGGGAGTATTATTTCGACTATGTTGCCGCTGGTTTCAAAACTCTTACCCTTAGAAGCTACCAg ATAGTTTTTTCACGTCCAGGGAACATTGCTGCATTCGGACATCCATTCCATAGTTTCCCTTCTGCTCTGAAAAAACAAGAGTAG